The proteins below are encoded in one region of Solenopsis invicta isolate M01_SB chromosome 8, UNIL_Sinv_3.0, whole genome shotgun sequence:
- the LOC120358595 gene encoding uncharacterized protein LOC120358595 — translation MPGCCAINCKNRSEHGFRMFLFPRDEKRRHLWAEKCGKNPTQNSRLCEYHFDDLQFENRREDGWRKLKPNAIPTIFESNEINSDVLNDQSLIGHNIQPENCANLFNCDLSCNDNFGYNENVTTENLPSEQQTLSVPIAVHASVQTDNEISGQNLQTMFMTNEEGTIRQTNQIKYLLKQLKEERVKANTFKSKYENEKVLRFKTTKIMKKYKKRYTILSEKVEKSPIFKKFISGFSKQKTNWTPQCLRLATQIRYAVGSKAYLYLKKDLGLPLPSYSTICRYTRKIDFQPGLLRNVFSLMAKKRESHKSSNQDDCVILMDEMDIQPALEYDVSTRSFVGQTTCDEIEKLCTSIVVFMLRGLNENWKQIVSWHLTSKSSNDDIMTQLLFEIVEEAEKIGYKVHGLVCDMGPKNQAIWRNLGIKVSRNNNTPFVMHPIRPNDNFYIFPDIPHLLKNLRMALTNNSIITIALSIVESENLPCNEVRFKYLEELNVIQQRKNLKLAPKITTDIVNPTGFNKMNVAAAAHIFNVKTAAALETLIELKLIDNEAKTTAWFLRKVRAWFDAMNSRKQNEAITPIH, via the exons atGCCAGGTTGTTGTgcaataaattgcaaaaatagaAGCGAACATGGTTTTCGAATGTTTTTGTTTCCTCGGGATGAGAAACGAAGACATTTGTGGGCTGAGAAATGTGGTAAAAATCCAACACAGAATTCTAGGTTATGTGAG tatcattttgatgatttgCAATTCGAAAATCGACGAGAGGATGGATGGCGGAAATTGAAACCTAATGCAATTCCAACTATTTTCGAAAGCAACGAAATTAATTCTGATGTATTAAATGATCAATCTTTAATTG GGCATAATATTCAACCAGAAAATTGtgctaatttatttaattgtgattTATCATGTAATGACAATTTTggatataatgaaaatgttactACTGAGAATTTACCAAGTGAACAACAGACTCTATCAGTCCCAATTGCCGTACATGCAAGTGTTCAAACGGATAATGAGATAAGTGGACAGAATTTACAAACAATGTTCATGACAAATGAAGAAGGAACGATTCGACAAACCAATCAAATCAAGTATTTGCTCAAACAATTAAAGGAAGAACGAGTAAAAGCTAATACTTTCAAATCCaaatatgaaaatgaaaaagtatTGCGATTTAAGacaacaaaaattatgaaaaagtataagaaaagatACACAATATTGTctgaaaaagtagaaaaatcaccaattttcaaaaaatttatatcaggaTTTTCCAAGCAAAAGACTAACTGGACTCCGCAATGTTTAAGATTGGCCACACAGATAAGATATGCTG TTGGATCGAAGGCTTATCTATATCTAAAGAAAGATCTGGGTTTACCATTGCCATCTTATTCTACAATATGCAGATATACAAGAAAGATTGATTTTCAACCTGGTTTGttaagaaatgttttttcattaatggcaaagaaaagagaaagtcATAAATCTTCGAATCAAGACGACTGTGTTATTTTAATGGATGAGATGGATATTCAACCAGCATTAGAATATGATGTTAGCACAA GATCATTTGTTGGACAAACGACGTGTGATGAGATAGAAAAGTTATGCACTTCTATTGTTGTTTTTATGCTCAGAGGTTTAAACGAAAATTGGAAACAAATTGTTTCATGGCATCTTACATCTAAGTCTTCAAATGATGATATCATGACTCAATTACTGTTTGAAATTGTCGAAGAAGCAGAGAAAATAGGTTACAAGGTCCACGGATTAGTTTGTGATATGGGTCCAAAAAATCAAGCGATATGGCGCAATTTAGGAATTAAAGTTTCGAGAAATAACAACACTCCGTTTGTAATGCATCCGATACGGcctaatgataatttttatatatttccggATATACCACATTTATTGAAAAACCTACGGATGGCTTTAACTAACAATTCTATTATTACAATAGCACTGTCAATTGTAGAATCAGAAAATTTACCATGCAATGAAGTTAGATTTAAATATCTCgaagaattaaatgtaattcagcaacgtaaaaatttaaaattagctcCAAAAATAACTACCGACATTGTGAACCCAACAGGATTTAACAAAATGAATGTAGCAGCTGCAGCACATATATTCAACGTAAAAACAGCTGCTGCTCTGGAGACATTGatagaattgaaattaatagaTAATGAAGCTAAAACTACAGCTTGGTTTCTTAGAAAAGTACGGGCTTGGTTTGATGCGATGAACAGCAGAAAGCAAAATGAAGCAATTACTCCAA TTCATTAA